Proteins encoded by one window of Patescibacteria group bacterium:
- a CDS encoding NUDIX domain-containing protein, producing the protein MKEENNHYVVATAAIMRGDKFLIVRRSKKETAMAGLWGFPGGKLNLNDYIHRPKNTSQHWHHILDHLVMRECAEEVGIQIRNISYIKNLVFIRPDNIPTIVISFAADYAGGGIKLGDEIIDFAWVDLAEARRYELIEGLYDELVLAYHIKQEKPKKLQNQNAKYCMQFDAN; encoded by the coding sequence ATGAAAGAAGAGAACAACCATTATGTGGTGGCAACGGCGGCGATAATGCGAGGCGACAAGTTTTTGATTGTTAGGAGATCGAAAAAAGAAACTGCCATGGCGGGACTATGGGGTTTCCCCGGTGGAAAATTAAATTTGAACGATTATATTCATCGACCCAAAAATACCTCACAGCATTGGCATCACATTCTTGACCATTTGGTAATGCGAGAATGTGCCGAGGAAGTTGGGATCCAAATTAGGAATATTTCGTATATAAAAAATTTAGTTTTTATACGGCCAGATAACATTCCGACCATTGTGATAAGTTTTGCCGCTGATTATGCTGGGGGCGGAATAAAATTAGGTGATGAAATAATTGATTTTGCATGGGTGGATCTTGCAGAAGCGCGCAGATATGAACTGATTGAAGGCTTATATGACGAGCTTGTGTTGGCATATCACATCAAGCAAGAGAAGCCCAAAAAGCTGCAAAACCAAAATGCCAAATATTGTATGCAATTTGATGCTAATTAG